Part of the Candidatus Kuenenbacteria bacterium genome, CCCTCACCTTATCATTTCCGCAAAAATTTTTCAAGGGTTTGTTATTTTTATTGCAGATCCATCGCCAATAGTTATAATATCTCCCAGCTCATCTGTCCGCCAGATATTGACGCTCGCTCTTTTCAGGCGATTGATAATTCTTAGAGACGGATGGCCATAATCATTGTCTGCTCCGACCGAGATGACGGCGTCAGTAGGGGAGACCAGCCGCAAAAACGCCTCACCGGTAGCGCTGCTCGAGCCATGGTGTGATACTTTGAGCATATCAGCTTTCAATTCCCAAGGCTTGTTAATTGCCAGCTGATTCTCCCCCGCACTGTCGAGGTCACCCGGCAAAAGCCAAGCATTAGCCCCATAAACCAATTTCAAAACCAAAGATGAATTATTCAATTCAGCCACTCTCTTCCCAGCCAAATTTTCCACTGGCCACAATACTTTAAATATTACACCCTCTTCAAAATTTATTTCCTCACTACAACCAGCCTCTTTTATTTCTGTACAAGCGAAAATATTTTTGACGGGTATATTTTTATCTTTAAGCAAATTTAAAAATTCCAAATAACCACTTGAAGTGTGTACCACGTCCGTGAACCAGACTTCTTTAACCGTATATCTTTTCAAAACCTCAATCAGCCCATCCAAATGATCACTATGCGGATGAGATAAAACCATAAGTTCAATCGTTCTGTCAGTCATTGGCAGATATTTTCCGAGTTTTGCGAGTACTGCCTGTCCTTCGCCGCCATCCAAAAGTATTTGCGCCCCACCCGGTGTTTCTATCAAAATGGCATCACCCTGATTCACGTCCAAAAAATTTACTCTTAATTCCTTCTGTGTTTGAGTCTCCACACCCTGCACCTGCTCGATATCACTATCATCAAAAAAATTCCAATGCCAACGACTGGCCACAAACAGCGCTGTTATAATTATAACAATAATAACTAGAGATTTTTTGGTGAACATAATAAAAGTTTAAAATTATTTCTCTCTTTTTGTCATCCTCGGGCGACCCCGCATTGAGTTCTGCGGGGGAGACCCGGGGATCCATTCCTTATAGCCATTCTTTTGCCAAATCCTCCCAATCAGGGTTATCTTTTTCTAGGAGTTCTATTTTCCATTTTCTATTCCAGCCTTTTATTTGTTTTTCTCTCCTAATAGCTTCAGCAATATTATCTGTTTCCTCAAAATAAACCAAGT contains:
- a CDS encoding MBL fold metallo-hydrolase; amino-acid sequence: MFTKKSLVIIVIIITALFVASRWHWNFFDDSDIEQVQGVETQTQKELRVNFLDVNQGDAILIETPGGAQILLDGGEGQAVLAKLGKYLPMTDRTIELMVLSHPHSDHLDGLIEVLKRYTVKEVWFTDVVHTSSGYLEFLNLLKDKNIPVKNIFACTEIKEAGCSEEINFEEGVIFKVLWPVENLAGKRVAELNNSSLVLKLVYGANAWLLPGDLDSAGENQLAINKPWELKADMLKVSHHGSSSATGEAFLRLVSPTDAVISVGADNDYGHPSLRIINRLKRASVNIWRTDELGDIITIGDGSAIKITNP
- a CDS encoding GIY-YIG nuclease family protein: MSEITYYVYILASGKNGTLYIGVTNDLMRRLYEHKNNLIKGFTSKYKVCHLVYFEETDNIAEAIRREKQIKGWNRKWKIELLEKDNPDWEDLAKEWL